One genomic window of Camelina sativa cultivar DH55 chromosome 5, Cs, whole genome shotgun sequence includes the following:
- the LOC104789802 gene encoding putative F-box protein At3g58950, whose product MEIFLRSVPVLEELSIDATVWIVCDETVSSETLRKLTIYSYGFEYLLSLKSISFDTPRLVYFDYSDYVAEDYPKVNLTNVVEALLNLRLTEDQYRQARAARDDQDDVLLRFRNVWKLLSGLRAVQKLYLSCYTLEALSLCCESIPVFNNLKVLRISSYKDQGWQAMPVLLMNCPLLETLVLEV is encoded by the exons ATGGAGATATTTCTTCGTTCTGTCCCTGTGCTTGAAGAATTATCCATTGATGCTACTGTATGGATCGTGTGTGATGAAACCGTGTCAAGTGAAACCCTAAGGAAGCTAACTATCTATTCATACGGTTTTGAATACTTGTTGAGTCTGAAGAGCATTTCTTTTGATACTCCACGTCTGGTTTACTTTGACTATTCTGATTATGTTGCGGAGGACTATCCAAAAGTTAACTTGACAAATGTAGTTGAGGCTCTACTCAACCTTAGATTGACTGAAGACCAATATAGGCAAGCAAGAGCGGCAAGGGACGATCAGGATGATGTTCTTCTCCGTTTTCGAAATGTGTGGAAGCTCTTGAGTGGCTTAAGAGCTGTTCAGAAACTGTACTTATCTTGCTATACTCTCGAG GCGCTTTCTCTATGCTGTGAATCCATACCAGTGTTCAACAACCTCAAAGTGTTACGTATTAGCAGTTACAAGGACCAAGGCTGGCAAGCAATGCCGGTTCTCTTAATGAATTGTCCACTTTTAGAAACACTAGTCCTTGAGGTATAA
- the LOC104788351 gene encoding cysteine-rich repeat secretory protein 15, translating to MRRHFLFSLLFFFFFLFFYSSSSSRSSSESHIFIYGGCSPEKYTPNTPFESNRDTFLSSVVTSSSDASFNSFAVGNESSSSSSAVFGLYQCRDDLRSSDCLKCIQTSVDQITLICPYSFGASLQLEGCFLRYETNDFLGKPDTSLRYKKCSSKSVENDNDFFKRRDDVLSDLESTRLGYKVSRSGLVEGYAQCVGDLSPSDCTACLAESVGKLKNLCGSAIAAEVYLAQCYARYWGSGYYDFSSDPTHGDDAGKTIAIIVGVIAGFAILVILLSLCRNSMH from the exons atgagaagacactttctcttctctcttctctttttcttcttcttcctcttcttctactcatcatcctcctcaagATCTTCATCAGAATCTCATATCTTTATCTACGGTGGATGTTCACCGGAAAAATACACACCAAACACACCTTTTGAATCGAACCGCGACACTTTTCTCTCCTCTGTCGTCACTTCCTCCTCCGACGCCTCCTTCAACAGCTTTGCCGTCGGCAACGagtcctcctcctcttcttccgcCGTCTTTGGTCTCTATCAATGCCGTGACGATCTCCGATCATCAGACTGCTTAAAATGCATCCAAACCTCAGTCGATCAAATCACTCTCATATGTCCTTACTCTTTCGGTGCTTCTCTCCAGCTCGAAGGATGCTTCTTACGTTACGAAACCAACGATTTCCTTGGGAAACCAGACACGAGTCTTAGGTACAAGAAGTGTAGTTCCAAGAGCGTTGAGAATGACAACGACTTCTTTAAACGGAGAGACGATGTGTTGTCGGATCTTGAGTCGACTCGACTCGGTTACAAAGTTAGCCGGTCCGGTTTAGTCGAGGGATATGCTCAGTGTGTTGGTGACTTGAGTCCTAGTGACTGTACGGCTTGTCTTGCAGAGTCTGTCGGAAAGTTAAAGAATCTTTGTGGCTCGGCGATTGCAGCTGAGGTTTACTTAGCTCAGTGCTATGCTCGTTATTGGGGTTCTGGTTACTATGACTTCTCTTCAG ATCCAACTCATGGAGATGACGCCGGGAAAACAATAGCGATCATTGTAGGAGTTATTGCTGGATTCGCAATTCTTGTTATTCTCCTCTCCCTCTGCAGAAACTCCATGC ATTGA
- the LOC104788352 gene encoding uncharacterized protein LOC104788352: MEMDPSDVKKLVAIDSSDSAAEESEEKKLNTTSVSAFDMILKSLWKIRVFFSDFLMSYVQEAQHNLTDDESVLPQDILRIFLLKKLSLAHPLDANGVCDLFLNILEHLPSWNSHFEVKEVAKKICNRCKMGMEYPVEPSFGLIINAGLLREVKALFENLTFDKILQIIRVDLKMPCDKEGCGKRNYVQRMINKLPTVFTIALEWENDEPLGELFDTTSVLTTEIDMKTIYLYEGDTAFTKYRLVSMVCSHGDGYNCVAYENNGWVRHFRSEKEVIGDWDGVVRKFRELHIRPEILFFENVRQQDEIVSGQKSEG; this comes from the exons ATGGAGATGGATCCATCAGACGTGAAGAAACTTGTAGCAATTGATTCTTC AGACTCAGCCGCAGAAGAATCtgaagagaagaaactaaacACCACTTCTGTTTCAGCTTTTGATATGATACtcaag TCTCTTTggaagattagggttttctttagCGATTTTTTGATGAGTTATGTTCAAGAAGCACAACACAACCTCACAGATGATGAATCTGTTCTTCCACAAGACATACTTCGTATCTTCCTTCTCAAAAAACTGAGTCTCGCTCATCCTCTG GACGCAAATGGTGTTTGTGACCTGTTTCTTAACATCTTGGAGCATCTACCTAGCTGGAATTCACACTTTGAAGTGAAGGAAGTGGCGAAAAAGATTTGCAATAGATGCAAGATGGGTATGGAATATCCAGTTGAACCTTCTTTTGGTCTGATCATCAATGCTGGTTTACTCAGAGAAGTCAAG GCATTATTCGAGAATCTTACATTCGATAAGATCCTTCAGATCATCAGGGTAGATCTTAAGATGCCTTGTGATAAGGAAGGATGTGGGAAAAGAAACTATGTTCAACGTATGATAAACAAACTTCCAACTGTTTTCACAATTG CACTTGAGTGGGAGAACGATGAGCCTCTAGGAGAGTTATTCGATACTACTTCTGTTCTGACAACTGAGATAGATATGAAAACGATATACCTATACGAAGGTGACACTGCATTCACTAAATACCGTCTTGTCTCAATG GTTTGCTCGCATGGAGATGGATACAACTGTGTAGCTTATGAAAACAATGGATGGGTCAGACATTTTCGTTCTGAGAAAGAG GTTATTGGAGACTGGGATGGTGTTGTCAGAAAATTCAGAGAACTGCATATTCGACCTGAGATTCTATTTTTTGAAAAC GTAAGGCAGCAAGACGAGATTGTATCCGGGCAGAAATCTGAAGGCTAA